A DNA window from Sebaldella sp. S0638 contains the following coding sequences:
- a CDS encoding DJ-1/PfpI family protein — protein sequence MGKKVAVLVPNPVNGYGLFAYLEAFFENGVEYKTFAVNSTKNVKTNSGLALELDGVIGDLKGHETEYDGVVFACGDAIKEFAKHKEETEYKDMFEIIAKFNELNKKLAGHCAAGLIFEIAGVIKDKKVALHPYAKAAVNSGTATDNSSMISQNVFTAKTEESAMEMIPYFIWAL from the coding sequence ATGGGAAAAAAAGTAGCAGTACTAGTTCCGAATCCCGTAAATGGTTATGGATTATTCGCATATCTGGAAGCATTTTTTGAAAATGGTGTGGAGTATAAGACATTTGCCGTGAACAGTACAAAAAATGTAAAGACTAATTCGGGACTGGCTTTAGAATTAGACGGAGTAATCGGTGATCTGAAAGGACACGAAACAGAGTATGACGGAGTGGTATTCGCATGCGGAGATGCAATCAAGGAATTTGCAAAGCATAAAGAAGAGACTGAATATAAAGATATGTTTGAGATAATAGCAAAATTCAATGAACTGAACAAAAAACTAGCAGGACACTGTGCGGCAGGCTTAATATTTGAAATAGCAGGTGTGATAAAAGATAAGAAAGTCGCATTGCACCCATATGCTAAAGCAGCTGTAAACAGCGGAACTGCCACAGATAACAGTTCTATGATATCTCAGAATGTATTTACTGCAAAGACAGAGGAAAGTGCAATGGAAATGATTCCATACTTTATATGGGCTTTGTAA
- a CDS encoding nitroreductase family protein: MSMNSKSIADAIKERRSIRNLKKPENLTKEKIEEILKVALYTPSAFGMQSARMIVVTGDENKKLWDIAKAEVKKTLPEGQDFKPTEDKLNGFASGFGTVMFFEEDTTTKNMQDNFSLYADNFPVWAEQANGMLQYAVWMLLHTEGLAASLQHYNPLIDASVKQEWNVPSTWRLRAQMPFGLADETPGDRKFLDFSEVVKLY; the protein is encoded by the coding sequence ATGTCAATGAATTCTAAAAGTATTGCAGATGCAATTAAGGAACGTAGATCAATCAGAAATTTGAAAAAACCTGAAAATTTGACAAAGGAAAAAATTGAAGAAATTTTAAAAGTGGCACTTTATACGCCTTCTGCATTTGGTATGCAGAGTGCAAGAATGATCGTAGTAACTGGAGATGAAAATAAAAAACTTTGGGATATAGCTAAAGCAGAAGTAAAGAAAACATTGCCCGAAGGTCAGGATTTTAAGCCGACAGAAGATAAATTAAACGGTTTTGCCTCAGGATTTGGTACAGTAATGTTTTTTGAAGAAGACACTACAACAAAAAATATGCAGGATAACTTCTCGTTATATGCGGATAACTTTCCTGTATGGGCTGAGCAGGCAAACGGAATGTTACAGTATGCAGTATGGATGCTGTTACATACAGAAGGACTTGCAGCATCATTACAGCACTATAACCCGCTGATTGATGCATCTGTAAAGCAGGAATGGAATGTACCTTCTACATGGAGATTAAGAGCACAAATGCCTTTCGGACTTGCTGATGAAACTCCTGGAGACAGAAAATTTCTGGACTTCAGCGAAGTAGTAAAACTTTATTAA
- the nifJ gene encoding pyruvate:ferredoxin (flavodoxin) oxidoreductase — protein MAKVMKTMDGNQAAAYASYAFTEVAGIYPITPSSPMAEYTDEWAAYGKKNLFGVPVKMAEMQSEGGAAGTVHGSLQSGALTTTYTASQGLLLKIPNMYKIAGELLPGVMHVSARALSAQALSIFGDHSDIYSARQAGWTMLATGSVQQVMDLAGVAHLAAIKSRVPVLHFFDGFRTSHEIQKVEVMDYKVYEDLIDMEAVTRFRENALNPEHPVTRGTAENDDIYFQTREVQNKFYDAVPDIMNHYLKEISKVTGREYAPFVYYGDPNAEYVIIAMGSVTEAIKETVDLLVSKGEKVGLLSVHLYRPFSEKYFFEAMPKSVKRVGILDRTKEPGATGEPLYLDVKSIYYGKENAPIIVGGRYGLSSKDTTPEQIVSVYNNLKQPEPKDQFTIGIIDDVTFTSLPLAEPVFTGNADVTECLFFGLGSDGTVGANKNSIKIIGDKTPLYSQGYFAYDSKKSGGVTRSHLRFSKDPIRSTYLVTKANFVACSVPAYLGKYDMLTGLKEGGAFLLNSIWEADKVVEHLPNETKKLLADRKAKFYIINATALAEEVGLGTRTNTIMQSAFFKLTNVIPYDEAKTYMKEYIEKTYGAKGQDIVKMNWAAVDKGTDGLVEVTVDPAWSNLPVDKEIVDSGKPEFVKRIAEPINAVKGDDLPVSAFLGYEDGTFENGTTAYEKRGIAVNVPEWVPENCIQCNQCAFVCPHAVIRPFLINEEELAAAPEGLTTIKAMGKGLEGLQYKIQVSPLDCTGCGSCVNVCPAPKGKAIKMEPIESQIDKGEKENAEYLFDKVSYKDHIMGKDNVKSSQFAQPLFEFSGACAGCGETPYVKLVTQLFGDRMMVANATGCSSIYGGSAPATPYTTNADGEGPAWASSLFEDNAEYGFGMFLGVETLRNRIEVIMNNTMNEVSPELQGLYKEWIENKQDGDKTKELRNKIVSLLEKESGQGAKEILSLKQYLVKKSQWIFGGDGWAYDIGYGGLDHVLASGENVNVLVLDTELYSNTGGQASKSSPAASVEKFAASGKPTKKKDLAAISMTYGNIYVAQISMGANQNQTLKAFKEAEAYPGPSIVIAYSPCIAHGIKEGMGKSQTEEKLATEAGYWPIFRFDPRLTEQGKNPLQIDCKDPDWDKFEDYLKRERRYTILAGEFPERAKELFAQNKRNAQDRWNYYKRLASLDYSQN, from the coding sequence ATGGCTAAAGTAATGAAAACTATGGATGGAAACCAAGCAGCAGCATATGCAAGTTATGCATTTACAGAAGTTGCCGGAATTTATCCAATAACACCATCTTCACCAATGGCTGAATACACAGATGAATGGGCAGCATACGGTAAAAAAAATCTGTTCGGTGTACCGGTTAAAATGGCGGAAATGCAATCAGAGGGAGGGGCAGCAGGAACTGTACATGGATCACTGCAATCAGGAGCTTTAACGACTACTTATACAGCATCACAGGGTTTATTATTAAAAATACCTAATATGTATAAAATAGCCGGGGAATTACTACCTGGAGTAATGCATGTAAGTGCTAGAGCACTATCAGCTCAGGCTTTGTCAATCTTTGGAGATCATTCTGATATTTACTCTGCAAGACAAGCCGGATGGACTATGCTGGCAACTGGTTCAGTTCAGCAAGTAATGGATTTAGCTGGTGTTGCACACTTAGCAGCAATAAAATCAAGAGTTCCAGTTTTACACTTCTTCGACGGATTCAGAACTTCACACGAAATACAAAAAGTAGAAGTAATGGATTATAAAGTATATGAAGACTTAATTGACATGGAAGCAGTAACAAGATTCAGAGAAAATGCATTAAATCCTGAGCATCCGGTAACAAGAGGAACTGCTGAAAATGATGATATATATTTCCAGACAAGAGAAGTACAAAATAAATTCTATGATGCAGTACCTGACATTATGAATCACTATTTAAAGGAAATCTCAAAAGTAACTGGAAGAGAATATGCACCATTTGTTTATTACGGAGACCCAAATGCGGAATATGTAATAATAGCAATGGGATCAGTAACAGAAGCTATAAAAGAAACAGTTGATCTTTTAGTATCAAAAGGTGAAAAAGTAGGATTACTAAGTGTTCACTTATACAGACCATTCTCTGAAAAATACTTCTTTGAAGCAATGCCTAAAAGTGTAAAAAGAGTGGGAATATTAGATAGAACTAAAGAACCTGGAGCTACAGGAGAACCTTTATATCTTGATGTAAAATCTATCTACTACGGAAAAGAAAATGCTCCGATCATAGTAGGAGGAAGATATGGATTATCTTCAAAAGATACTACACCTGAACAGATAGTATCAGTTTACAATAACTTAAAGCAGCCTGAACCAAAAGATCAGTTTACTATAGGAATAATAGATGATGTTACATTCACATCATTACCGCTTGCTGAACCTGTTTTCACAGGAAATGCAGATGTAACAGAGTGTTTATTCTTCGGACTGGGATCAGATGGTACAGTAGGAGCTAACAAAAACTCAATCAAAATCATCGGGGATAAAACACCATTATACTCACAAGGGTACTTTGCATATGACTCTAAGAAATCAGGAGGAGTAACAAGATCTCACCTTAGATTCAGTAAAGATCCTATTAGATCTACATACTTAGTTACAAAAGCAAACTTCGTAGCATGTTCGGTTCCTGCATACTTAGGAAAATATGACATGTTAACAGGTCTTAAAGAAGGAGGAGCTTTCTTACTAAACAGTATCTGGGAAGCAGATAAAGTAGTAGAGCACCTGCCAAATGAAACTAAAAAATTACTTGCTGACAGAAAAGCAAAATTTTATATCATAAATGCAACAGCTTTAGCTGAAGAAGTAGGATTGGGAACAAGAACAAATACAATTATGCAGTCTGCATTCTTCAAACTGACTAATGTAATACCTTATGACGAAGCTAAAACATACATGAAGGAATACATCGAAAAAACATATGGTGCAAAAGGACAGGATATAGTAAAAATGAACTGGGCAGCTGTAGACAAAGGAACAGACGGACTTGTAGAAGTAACAGTAGATCCTGCATGGTCAAATCTTCCTGTTGATAAAGAAATAGTAGACAGCGGAAAACCAGAATTCGTAAAAAGAATAGCAGAACCTATCAATGCAGTAAAAGGTGATGACTTACCAGTATCAGCATTCTTAGGATATGAAGACGGAACATTTGAAAACGGAACTACTGCATATGAAAAAAGAGGAATAGCAGTAAATGTTCCTGAATGGGTACCTGAAAATTGTATACAGTGTAACCAGTGTGCTTTTGTTTGTCCTCACGCAGTAATAAGACCTTTCTTAATTAATGAAGAGGAGCTTGCAGCTGCACCAGAAGGATTAACTACTATAAAAGCTATGGGTAAAGGTCTTGAAGGACTACAGTACAAAATACAGGTTTCACCGCTAGACTGTACAGGATGCGGATCATGCGTAAACGTATGTCCTGCACCAAAAGGAAAAGCTATAAAAATGGAGCCTATCGAATCACAAATAGATAAAGGCGAAAAAGAAAATGCAGAATACTTATTTGATAAAGTAAGCTACAAAGACCACATTATGGGGAAAGACAATGTAAAATCTTCTCAGTTTGCACAGCCGTTATTTGAATTCTCAGGAGCATGTGCAGGATGTGGGGAAACTCCATATGTAAAATTAGTTACACAGTTATTTGGTGACAGAATGATGGTAGCCAATGCTACAGGATGTTCTTCTATTTACGGAGGATCTGCACCAGCAACACCTTATACTACAAATGCTGACGGAGAAGGACCAGCTTGGGCATCTTCATTATTTGAAGACAATGCTGAGTACGGATTCGGTATGTTCTTAGGAGTAGAAACTCTTAGAAACAGAATTGAAGTAATAATGAATAATACTATGAACGAAGTATCTCCTGAATTACAAGGATTATACAAAGAATGGATCGAGAATAAGCAAGACGGAGATAAAACAAAAGAATTAAGAAATAAAATAGTTTCTTTATTAGAAAAAGAAAGCGGACAGGGAGCAAAAGAAATCCTTTCTCTAAAACAATATCTTGTTAAGAAATCACAATGGATATTCGGAGGAGACGGATGGGCATATGATATAGGTTATGGAGGTCTTGACCACGTACTTGCATCTGGAGAAAACGTAAATGTTCTTGTATTAGATACAGAGCTTTACTCAAACACTGGAGGACAGGCATCTAAATCATCACCGGCAGCATCTGTGGAGAAATTCGCAGCTTCTGGAAAACCAACTAAGAAAAAAGACCTGGCAGCTATTTCTATGACTTACGGAAATATCTACGTAGCTCAGATATCTATGGGTGCAAACCAGAACCAGACACTAAAAGCATTCAAAGAAGCTGAAGCTTATCCAGGACCATCAATTGTAATAGCATACTCACCATGTATAGCACACGGAATCAAAGAAGGTATGGGAAAATCTCAGACTGAGGAAAAATTAGCTACTGAAGCAGGATACTGGCCAATTTTCAGATTTGATCCAAGATTAACTGAACAAGGTAAGAATCCATTACAAATAGATTGTAAAGATCCTGACTGGGATAAATTCGAGGATTACTTGAAAAGAGAAAGAAGATATACAATTCTTGCAGGAGAATTCCCTGAAAGAGCAAAAGAATTATTTGCACAAAATAAGAGAAATGCTCAAGACAGATGGAATTACTATAAGAGATTGGCATCACTTGATTACTCACAAAATTAA
- a CDS encoding Do family serine endopeptidase has translation MYFKKSLLAVVCALFLFSCSNSKADSQTTMTSSSPAASKNAIETQNEFVNVSNKLKDSVVNIRTKKTVYVNYYNPIEQFLYGRSEPRTEKKESGSLGSGFIITNDGYVMTNNHVVNGADEIFVKFSDGRELEAKLVGNDPEVDIAILKIQSKETFKPVEFGNSDGINVGQWAIAFGNPLGLNDTMTVGIVSAKGRSSLGIEKIENFIQTDAAINQGNSGGPLVDISGKVIGINTAIYSPSGGSIGIGFAIPANLAVNIKDSIIRTGKVERAFLGTELQDLTPQLVKQFNLSTSNGILVTNVSEGSPAEKAGLKSGDVITQIDNSKVNSASQLVAQIASLRIGSNISITYIRDGKTYKANTVLTKRADTPVSQASFSGLSLKTLTKQDIQKYGYPANMTGLLVSGVVGNTEAAQIGIQPGMIVRSINRVPVNTVEEFKKVYDSVQKGASMLILIATPNGSQYITLSK, from the coding sequence ATGTATTTTAAAAAGTCACTTTTAGCAGTGGTATGTGCTTTATTCTTATTCAGCTGCTCTAATTCGAAAGCAGACAGCCAGACCACAATGACTTCTTCCAGTCCTGCAGCATCTAAAAATGCTATTGAGACACAGAATGAATTTGTGAATGTTTCTAATAAGCTTAAGGATTCTGTAGTAAACATAAGAACTAAAAAAACTGTTTACGTGAATTATTACAATCCTATTGAACAGTTTTTATACGGAAGATCGGAACCCAGAACTGAAAAGAAGGAATCTGGCTCGCTTGGTTCAGGATTTATAATTACTAATGACGGTTATGTTATGACAAATAACCATGTTGTTAACGGAGCCGATGAAATTTTTGTAAAATTTTCTGATGGAAGAGAACTAGAGGCGAAGCTTGTAGGCAATGATCCTGAAGTTGATATAGCAATACTGAAAATACAGTCTAAAGAGACATTTAAGCCTGTGGAATTCGGTAATTCAGATGGTATAAACGTTGGTCAATGGGCTATTGCTTTTGGAAATCCTCTTGGCTTAAATGATACAATGACTGTTGGTATAGTAAGTGCAAAAGGAAGAAGCTCATTAGGAATTGAGAAAATAGAGAACTTTATACAGACAGATGCTGCGATAAATCAGGGAAACAGCGGCGGTCCGCTTGTTGATATAAGCGGAAAAGTAATAGGTATTAACACTGCAATTTATTCTCCGTCAGGAGGAAGTATAGGAATAGGATTCGCAATTCCGGCAAATCTTGCTGTAAACATCAAAGATTCTATTATCAGAACAGGTAAAGTGGAACGTGCATTCTTAGGTACAGAACTGCAGGATCTCACTCCGCAGCTGGTTAAACAGTTTAACCTCAGCACTTCAAACGGAATTCTTGTAACAAATGTATCTGAAGGTTCGCCAGCAGAAAAAGCTGGTTTGAAATCAGGAGATGTTATTACACAGATAGATAATTCAAAAGTTAACAGTGCAAGCCAGCTTGTAGCACAAATAGCCTCTTTGAGAATCGGGAGTAATATTTCCATCACTTATATAAGAGACGGAAAAACTTACAAAGCAAATACAGTATTGACAAAAAGAGCTGATACACCGGTTTCTCAGGCATCATTTTCAGGTTTATCATTAAAAACACTTACTAAACAAGATATTCAAAAATACGGATATCCTGCTAATATGACAGGACTTCTTGTTTCAGGTGTTGTTGGTAATACAGAAGCTGCACAGATAGGCATACAGCCGGGAATGATAGTAAGAAGCATAAACAGAGTCCCTGTTAATACAGTGGAAGAGTTCAAAAAAGTGTATGACAGTGTCCAAAAAGGAGCAAGTATGCTGATTTTAATAGCCACTCCTAACGGTTCGCAATACATTACATTAAGTAAGTAA
- a CDS encoding MerR family transcriptional regulator, whose translation MLPIGIFSKFSNVTTKTLRYYDEIGLLKPVYINDENGYRYYKAEQLVTVLLIKKLKLYGFSLEEISKTLINSGDNTLFLLYMRKKQEEMRKKLKDYTAILASLDKDIQNLERGINIMAYLDDIQVNLVETQPKNIIFIREKINVSDYGKYLGKLYETIMAEKYKITGVPLSIFHDREFNPENYDIEIAVPVEEETEKTRELSGGLCATALFKGPYSELTSVYTKLNQWIENEGYKIINAPYELYLTNPGTTAPENYMTEIYCPVEKIT comes from the coding sequence TTGCTGCCTATAGGTATTTTTTCAAAATTCAGCAATGTAACTACTAAAACATTAAGATATTATGATGAAATCGGTTTATTGAAACCTGTATATATCAACGATGAAAACGGATATCGGTATTATAAGGCTGAGCAGCTCGTAACTGTACTGCTGATCAAAAAATTAAAATTATATGGTTTTTCACTGGAAGAAATTTCCAAAACATTGATAAATTCTGGTGATAATACTCTTTTCCTTTTATATATGAGAAAAAAACAGGAGGAAATGAGGAAAAAATTAAAAGATTATACAGCTATCCTTGCCAGTCTGGACAAGGATATCCAAAATCTGGAAAGGGGAATAAATATTATGGCATATTTAGATGATATTCAGGTAAATCTCGTCGAAACCCAGCCTAAAAATATTATTTTTATAAGAGAAAAAATAAATGTAAGTGATTACGGGAAATATTTAGGGAAACTTTATGAAACAATTATGGCAGAGAAATATAAAATAACCGGTGTTCCTTTATCTATATTTCACGACAGAGAATTTAACCCGGAAAATTATGATATAGAAATAGCAGTTCCTGTAGAAGAAGAAACAGAAAAAACCCGTGAGCTTTCAGGTGGTTTATGTGCAACAGCACTTTTCAAAGGACCATATTCTGAACTCACTTCTGTTTACACCAAGCTAAATCAATGGATAGAAAATGAAGGATATAAAATTATAAACGCTCCTTATGAATTATATCTTACAAATCCCGGAACCACAGCACCGGAAAATTATATGACAGAAATATACTGTCCTGTGGAAAAAATAACTTAA
- a CDS encoding Rrf2 family transcriptional regulator, giving the protein MKISSRFSVAIHILVLLECGKDKIFTSEFIAGSVNTNPVVIRRIMGKLKEAGLIDVKSGTGGAHLLKAPKEISLYDVYKAGDVVSAGELFSIHENANAECPVGAKIQGVLEIFLSKAQEAMEQVLKEVTIKDILDML; this is encoded by the coding sequence ATGAAAATAAGCAGTAGATTTAGCGTGGCAATTCACATATTAGTGCTGCTGGAATGCGGAAAAGACAAAATATTTACTTCTGAGTTTATTGCCGGCAGCGTAAATACCAATCCTGTGGTCATAAGAAGAATTATGGGGAAACTAAAAGAAGCGGGATTAATAGACGTGAAAAGCGGTACAGGCGGTGCACATCTTTTGAAAGCACCCAAAGAAATATCTTTATATGATGTATACAAGGCCGGAGATGTAGTTTCTGCTGGTGAACTGTTCAGTATTCATGAGAATGCCAATGCAGAATGCCCTGTAGGTGCAAAAATACAGGGGGTACTGGAAATATTTCTTTCAAAAGCTCAGGAAGCAATGGAACAGGTTCTTAAAGAAGTAACCATAAAAGATATTCTGGACATGTTATAA